GATTCTTTCTTTATAGCATTCTTCGTTGTTGGCTAGCTACTCTTCATTCTTCAGGTTTGCTTCTATTTgctcttcctttctctttattcttcttgctgcaagttttttttttttttttacttgttgcCGAGTTTCACTGATTTgggtctttctctttctctctctctctttttatttttatattttattttttttaaggaactaGAACTAAACACTCTCTAGTCATAGTCACCACCCAAGTCTTTTTACTagacttttaaaaattttaatatttttctctaaattaCAAGTTGTACACGTTTATTGCTGGGAAGCATTCCACTTTTTTCTATGCTATGAGTTATCATGTCGATCTGCAAGAGTTATCAAAAGTCAGAACCCATGTCAATTACAGACTACAGTTACACGTTTACATCAAGACTATAGTTACACGTTTACATCAAGCATTCCATTAGTGCTTCTATTTTCAACCAACATCAAAGACTATCcagtgattattattattttttagctttttttttttttccatccattTATAAAGTCATTAATTTGTTATATGTAGAGTGTTgtctttatttaataaaaatataagtttaggataatatattttgtattaaaattaatttgttaagttatgtgataaataattttttattccaaaaaattaataatttttctattactgatcatgttttattttaattataaatgtttaattttgtatctcaaagaaaatgataagtagattctaaatatataaaaaatttaaagttaaataaatattatctaattaatatttaaaaaaattaaaaaactcgCTAAAATTTTTGCTTAAGAGTATTTCCAGCTTATTAGACAAATTTTTATACGTTTGAAAAATAAACAGAAACTCTTAATTATcttttcaaatgtatttttcaaCCTACTCtttatcttatttaaatattatttttttacgtattatttatttattttttaataattatatattttctaatatttttttatttaatatcttattattacgaaagaaaaaaaatatttgaaaaataaacagTAATTTATTAGCTTTGACGAGTTACTATTCAtgagcaaaaataaaattatgatataaaaaatcCATTGAAAAATGAATAACAACCTATTTTATGGAGTTACACTTTAAAATAGAGAATATTTTGGGTTTAGTTTTCCGAAATAATCAAAGGCCCAAATTTGTTGAGCCGGCCAGTAGTCAGTAGTGCATGTGTATATGACGATTTTATGGAGTTACTCTTTGAACTATGCTTTTTTTCTACGCATCCTTCATCTACGCGTTTTACTTTCATCGAAGCACTCAAAAAGCAtggtctttttcttttattgcacCTGAATTGTCCATTCCCACCCACTCTCACAGATTGTTCTGGTTTTACTCTTACCCTCCAGTTCTCTGTTCTCACAAAGACAGAATTTGCATTCATTCAATTCTCTCTAATTCAAGAAATGGCGGAAGGAGTTCTGTTCGACATTGCTAAGGAAATCATTGGGAAGGCGGGCGACCTGGCACTCAAAGAGGTTGCGCTCATCTGGGGTGTCAAAGACGAGATCAACAAACTCAAGGAGACAGTTTCCAAAATCAGTGCTGTGATTTTGGATGCAGAGGCGAAGCAGCACGGCAGTGAAGTGATCAAAGAGTGGCTGAAAAGGCTTAAGGATGCCATGTGTGATGCGGATGACTTGCTGGATGAAATCTCCACTGAGGCCCTGCGACGGGAAGTGATGACCCGTGACAAGAAGGCCAGAGAGGTACGCATCTTCTTTTCCAAATATAACCAGCTTGCATATGGTGTTAGAATGGGTCATAAGGTTAAGGAGATGAGGGAGAGGCTAGTTGCTTTAGATGCAGAGCCTGCGGAAAGGCAGTTTCACTTGGAGATACAAGTCAGGAATGAGTCAAGAAGGCAGACTCATTCCCTTGTAAGTGCTGAAGATGTTATTGGGAGGGAGGAGGATAAGAAGGACATTATTGGATCTCTGTTGGATCCCAATGTTAAGGAGAATGTTTCTGTCCTTGCGATAGTTGGTATCGGAGGACTAGGAAAGACCACACTTGCTCAACTTGTCTTCAATGATGAAAAAGTCAAGAACCATTTTGAGCTAAAATTGTGGGTGTGTGTATCTGAGAATTTTGACGTGAAAATAATTGTTCAGAAAATCTTGGAGTGTgtaaaaaatgagaaaccaaAAGACCTTGAAAAGAACATGTTAGTCAATAAtcttcaaaaagaaattaatggaaAGAGATATATGCTTGTGTTGGACGATGTGTGGAATGAGGATCATGAAAAATGGAGTGAattgaaacaaattttaatGGGTGGTGCACAAGGCAGTAGAATCTTAGTGACTACACGGAGTGTAAAAGTGGCAAAGATTTCACGAACTAGTCAACCACACGTGTTACAGGGTTTAGAGGAACAACATGCTTGGTCTTTATTTAAGAAGATGGCGTTTGAAGAGGGGGAAGAACCGAAGGAAGCAAGTTTTGTAAATATTGGGAaggatattttaaaaatctgtGTAGGGGTGCCGCTTGCAATTAGAACAATAGGAGGTTTATTGTactttaaaaaatctgaaagagAGTGGTTATCATTCAAAGACAATGAACTTTCGAAAATACCTCAGAATGAAGATGACATTTTACCAACACTAAAGTTGAGTTACAATCATCTCCCCTCACACTTGAAGCAATGCTTTGCTTATTGTAGTCTATTTCCAAAGGATTATGAGATTGAAAAGGAAAGTTTGATTTATATGTGGATGGCACAAGGATTCATCAAATTGTATAACGAAAAGCAATGTCCAGAAGATGTTGGGCATGAGTATTTTATGGATTTGCTTTGGAGATCATTCTTTCAagatgttgaagaagatgaacttggcaatatatcaaaattcaaaatgcaTGATCTCATGCATGATATGGCAATACAAGTAATAGGATCAGAGAGCACCACCatttattcaaaagagaaaGTCATTGATGAGAAAATTCGTCATGCGTCATTTGGGGATATGTTGTACTCATCATTGGAGATCCCAATCTCATTATTCAAAGCAAGTAAGATAAGAACATTTCTTTTGCCATGTCAACAAAGCTATGTTGCTTCAAATTTGGATAGTTCAACTTATAGTGCAATTGTGGCTAGTTTTAAGTTCATACGCTTATTGGATTTGCATAAGACGGGGATTAAAACTATTCCAAgttctataaaaaatttgaagcatCTAAGATATCTTGATCTTTCTGGGAATAGAGACATTGAGATGCTTCCTAACTCTATTGTCAAGTTGTACAATTTACAAACACTTAAACTCTCTTTGTGTTCTAAACTTAAAGAATTGCCAAGAGATATTAACAAATTAGTCAACCTCAGATTTCTTGATCTTTCTGGGAATAGAGACATTGAGATGCTTCCTAACTCTATTGTCAAGTTGTACAATTTACAAACACTTAAACTCTCTTTGTGTTCTAAACTTAAAGAATTGCCAAGAGATATTAACAAATTAGTCAACCTCAGATTTCTTGATCTTTATGGGAATAGAGACATTGAGATGCTTCCTAACTCTATTGTCAAGTTGTACAATTTACAAACACTTAAACTCTCTTTGTGTTCTAAACTTAAAGAATTGCCAAGAGATATTAACAAATTAGTCAACCTCAGATTTCTTGAGATTGATGAGTGTTCGGGTTTGACTCATATGCCAAATGGACTGGGCCAATTGACTAATCTACAAACATTGACAAGATTTGTGACGAGTAAGGGTAGGATTGATTCAGTGCCTAGGAGTAACGGTGGATTGAAGGAACTTAACAGGCTAAATGAGCTAAGAGGAAATCTGTCTATTGAAAATCTCAAACACGGAAAAGATGCCGCATTAGAGTATAAGGATGcaaatttgaaagagaaacaACGTCTTGATAGCTTGTACTTAAATTGGGTAGAAGAAGACATTGATGAGGCGGGTGCTGGTGATGATGACATGTCACTGGAAGCCTTGCAACCACATATAAATCTCAAAGCATTGAGTTTAGAGCGGTACGGGGGAGTGAGATTTCCACATTGGTTTCTGTCCCTCAGAAATCTTGtccaatttaaattatattcatgtAAAAAATGCCAATATCTTCCACCGTTGGACCAATTGCCTTCTCTCAAAATTATCCATTTGTACAGATTGGATTGTTTAGAGCACATATCAGATTCAGAGAGAGATAACAGTGATTCTTTATTCTACCCATCTTTGGAGACACTCCATATTTGGTATTGCCCTAATTTAAAGGGATGGTGGCGGGGAAGGAGGGATTCTCTTCCTTCATTTCCTCGTCTTTCTGATTTAGATATCAGGGATTGCCCTCAGCTGACTTCCTTTCCTTTGTTTCCATATCTCGAAAGTTTGAACCTAGTTAATTGTAGCTTGAAGCAGTCATTAGAGAGGATGATGATAAACAACAAGACTTCTTCAGGGAATCTACCATcaattgcttcttcttcttcttcttctacaatTGTTGCCCCTCTATCCAAATTAAGTTTCATGAGTATAGGGAACACGGAAGAAGCTTTGCCAGAGGAGTGCCTACGAAATCTCATTTCTCTCCGTACTCTGTATCTAGACAAATGTCCTCTTCCTCAAGGCATTCGATATCTTACGGCACTTCAACATCTGCATGTTTGGAACTCTGAGGCGGTTGATTTATCCAATGATTGGGATGAGATGGAATGGCAAGGACTTACGACCCTTCTCTCTTTGGAATTCCGTCGACTTCCGAAGTTGGTCTCTCTCCCAACGGGGCTTCAATATGTCAGCTCTCTACAAAATCTCGAAATTAAGTTCTGTCCTAGTTTGATAGCTATACCGGAGTGGATCTGCAAACTTATATCTCTTCAATCACTTCTAATTTGGGACTGCCCTAATTTGGAATCATTGCCAGAAGGAATCGGTGCCCTTACCTCTTTGCAAACACTAGGTATTGGAGAATGTCCCATCTTACTGAAAAGATGCAAGAAGCAAATCGGGGAAGATTGGCATAAAATTTCTCACATTCCCAATTTGCATGGAGGTCTGTCTCGGCAAGAAAGAGAGCCAGGTATGTAAAAGTCACCATTTTATTCCCAACCttcgattaaaaaaaatccaaaagcccaattcttcttctccattgttCTCTTTCAACGGCTGTATTTCTTGGTGATTAAATTTCAGATGAAGAAGAACCAAACGAAGAAGCAAAGAAACCTGCTTGTCAGAATTGGGACTTAATTAAAGCTTTTGGGTGCTGCAATTGTTCAACAACACAACTCACTCACTCACTGGTACtatctcctttcttttcttttgcctTTTCCACCTTTATCTGCTTATAATattctcattttttaaattatgttttggaaaaaaattaatgtgagCTTTCTTTCATTACCCATTGTGTAAACAGAGTCAATATTGCTAGGAGAATTGAACTGGGCATCCGTGCCATAGGATTCAGCTCATTGTACAGGTATTCAATtcctttttaaatatataagcTTCCAATTTTCTGTTATGTCTACAGATAATGCCATTTATCACAATTTGTTATCTAAGTTAAATCACTATGGGATCATGCTTTGTagcaaaatataattttcaagcatcatggttttattttgaaatgtaGCTTTTGATAAGTTGATATTTACAAGGAAAATGTTACTATATGTTACCGAAACATCGAACTATCTAAGTTTTCTCAGTTTTTTGATTTTAATATTGTTGTCTGGTTTGAGCTAAAAAAACATGAATTCTACCACTGACctgttttataaattataacactaaatatattttatagagATCAAGCACcgattcattatttttattgtcaTTACAGACTAAATTCTGCAGTCAAGACAAATccttgttttcattttttatttttttatagctaGGTTTTTTACTGATAGTAACAGTAGGACCTGATGCATCATTTTAATGCAAGTGCTGCAGGCTTTTATCATGTACATTTATATAGCTAGCTTTCAACAACAATATGTGGCTTTCTCAAGTGATTTATCAATGTAGGTAACTCATATACAATATCCTAACCTCTCTCTCAAGTGTCCTTTGTCCTTACTTCTTTAGTTTCTTCTTTCACATCTTTGCATCTTCAGATACTAACATCAATTCTTGTTTTACTGTATTTCACATGCATCAGCACAAGACAAGAAGTAGAGAATAAATATAGGGCCCCATGTGTAAGTGATGTAGTGCTTTTGATCTCGAAGTACATTGAGATACAGAGATGATTGCTTTCATACAGTTTGCATATAGCCTCAAGACTCCTGTGAAAGGTAAGCCTACTTATCTAAAATCGTAATGGTTTAAGTACTGCTTTtgtatattttagtattttatatttgCAACTTTTACTTATCCTGTCTAATTCTGTTTCTTGGTATAATTTTTGTGTGTCCCTTTTTTCCCCCTCTAAATATCCAGTGATACTTCCCCTAGTAATGTGGGAGCTGTTTCACTAGTTTGTATAGCAAACAAGATGTGTTTGCATCATAGTACTTTTTTTGAGACATTTTAGCTTGAGGAAAGACATTTTATCCAGATATTCccttctcttttatattttgtgtttgtgtggtGGGGTAGTGATACTTTTTTTATGAAGGGGTGGGATGGGGATTTAAGATAATTAAATTGTAATTAGCCGAGATACAATAAGATCAAACTCAAGATTTGATTTCCTGATGTCGTAGAACAAATAGATCAATATAATTCTATTAGCCGAGATACACCTTGTTGGAATTTTTTGTTTAGTGCTCTGTCAGATAGGTGCAAGCTTGCTGGTGTATTTGTATTGCTGCTGTAAAGAGTCATTCTTTTGTTGTCCTGAGTTGCAATTGTCTTAGTGCTCTGTCTGCTGCTTCAGCCTTGCTGTTGTATTTGAGTTGCTGGTTTTCGGCTTGGTTTCAATATAATTTCTGCCtgattatccaaaaataaaatctagcaCCTTCTATTCTCAAGAACAGGAGTTCATAACCTTTCTAATGGCTTTTAAATTGAATACTAGACAACAACAGCTATCAGACAGAAGAgaataaatgattttatttccAGCGATTTGAGTTCCAAAATAAAACTATAAGGTCTTTACACAAATTGGTATTGCCCTAAATTGGAATCATTGCCAGAAGGAATCGGTGCCCTTACCTCTTTGCAAACACTAGAAATTGGAGGATGTCCCATCTTACTGAAAAGATGCAAGAAGCAAATCGGGGAAGATTGGCATAAAATTTCTCGCATTCCCAATTTGGAAGGAGATCTGTCTACGCAAGAAGAAGAGCCAGGTATATAAAAGTCACCATTTTATTCCCAACCttcgattaaaaaaaatccaaaagcccaattcttcttctccattattCTCTCTCAACGTCTGTATTTCTTGGTGATTAAATTTCAGATGAAGAAGAaccaaatgaagaaatttcAGATGAAGAAGAACCAAATGAAGAAGCAAAGAAACCTTCTCTTAAGAATTGGGACTTAATTAAAGCTTTTGGGTGCTGCAATTGTTCAAAAACTCAACAACTCACTAACTGGTACtatctcctttcttttcttttccttttcccccTTTATCTGCTCAATTTTCCTTCATCCAGTTTCTTACATTCTAATAAATTCCATCTTTGTATTTTCAACTGGGTTGATGAAGAGGTGATGTATTTGATGTGCTTTGTTTCTCGTTGTTTAAACAGATTCAAGATTGGCACAAGTTAATATTAGTAGGAGAATTGAATAAAGGCAAAGTTGCATTTGGCACTAGAATCTGGTAACCAAGCCATAGGAACCAGCTCATTGTACAGGTATTCTGttctttaattcatttttatatataacctTCCAATTTTCTGTTATGTCTACAGATAATACCATGTATCACAATTTGTTATCTAAGTTAAATCACTATGACATCATGCTTTataataaagtataatttttaagcatcatggttttatttttcaaaagtaTCTTGatatttagaaagaaaatgCTACCAAAACAATGAACTAACTAAAAGTTTTCTCACTTTGTTGATTTTAATATTGTTGGTTGGTTTGagctaaaagaaaagaattctACCTCTGATATTATTTATAACATCAAATATCAAGCAcctattaattattgttattgtcATTACAAACTAATTATTGTAGTCGAGACATCCTTTTTTTTAAGCCATTTTTTTCTGCTAATAGTACTAGCAGAACCTGATGCATCATTTTAATGCGGGTGTTTCAGGATTTTATCATGTACATTTGTATGGCCAGCTTTTTACAACTAAGTGGCTTTCTCATGTGAATTATCTTTGGAGGTAGCTTATACAATATCCTAACCTCCCTATCTAGTGTTCtttgtcctttttttctttcatttcttctttCACATCTTCAAGATCTGAATTATCAATTcttgttttcttgtatttcacATACATTGGTACAGGACTAGAAGTAAAGAGTAAATATATAGGACCCCATGTATAAGTGATGTAGTGCTTTTAATCTCAAAGTACATTGAGATACAGGGATGATTGCTTTCATAAAGTGTGCAAATAGCCTCAAGACTCCTATGAAATGTGAGCAAACGTATCTAAAATCATAATGGCTATAACTTTTAACCACTGCTTTTGTATATTTTAGGACTTTAGATTTGCAACTTTTACTTCTCCTGTTTGAtattttgtacatttttttttccttctaaataTCCAAAGATATTTACCCAGTAATGCGGGAGCTGTTTCACCAGTTTGTATAGCAAAAGAGATATGCATGCATCATAGTGCTTGTTTGAAGAAATTCTGCTTTATCGGTTGAATGGGAAAGGGAGAGGAAGAGGAGGATTTTAATTCCTGTGAACCAAAATAATAAGAAACATATGATTGGAAACTTGTTTGTATATCTTCtctcaaatatttgaaaaatgcaggagGATATAGGTCAAGAGTGCACTATGATGCTCACATCCCATCCCAGACATTGGAATTTCTTTTGGAAGGATTTTAACTCCAGTGTTTCTACAGGTTTCTCAGTAAAGATGTAAGtattaattaaactaaaaaataaggtCCGAATATATAGCTAGTTACTACAGAACCAAATTTATCAAATACTAATCTAGTTCTCTCTTAATTTTATCCTTTGGTTTCAGGTTGATGAGTTTATCATTTATTGGATTCTATATGCAAAAGCCTGGGGAGAATTGAATACTAAAGCAGGCAAGAGTTTAAGAgtgaatgtttttcttttccaactAGCCTATACGAAATTTACACAAACTTGGAGAGAATTATGGTAACTATCTCGTTCCTTACCTAATTAATGCTTTCCACACAGAAACTTGGAGtgaatgttctttatttttgttgtttttcttgcaATATGATAGGCCATAACAATAACAAAGCGATAGTCACAAAGGTCAGCTATGGATTCTCATTTCCTCTcaaaactttttcatttttttgcaaCATGGTAGAATACTTATTACTTCACTCACTtaattcacttttttatttctcaaacTTTGGTCTGATAGGTTATCATGGATGAAAGCTCTAGCTTGGTGTTACCACTCAAAGTATTCTTTGCTTTTAAGGATAGCTTAATTTCATGGCGAATGATTCTTGGACTTCTCAACCAGTAAGACTTCATTGAACAAGGATTGCTTGGAGAGTTCTGTTGCTTCATAACGAAGGCATTCCTTTCATCTTTGGATTAATTTCTTAAGGTTGCTTAGCATACCATGGAGTTATGTTAGAGATATGGCACCTGTGAAATATCATATGAATCTAGCACCTTGTTGGAATTTTTTGTTTAGTGCTCTGCCTGATATGTTCATGCTTGCTGGTATATTTGTGTTGCTGTTGTCAAGTGTCATTCTTTTGTTGTCCTGAGTTGTAATTGTCTTAGTGCTCTGTTTGCTGGTTCAGACTTGCTGTCGTATATGTGTTGCTAGTTTTCGGCTTGGTTTCAATGAAATTTCTGCCtcattatccaaaaataaaataaaataaaatctagcaACTTCTATTCTCAAGAACAGGAGTTCCTAACTTTTCTAATGGCTTTTAAATTGAATACTAGACAACAAAAGCTATCAGACAGAAGGGAACAAATGATTTTATTTCCAACAATTTGAGTTCCAAAGTAAAATTATAAGGTCTTTACACAAATTGAACCCTTCTTCctcattttttgtaaaaaaattccaattatgTTGTATAAGTAAATTCTCTTCTGGGCAGAAGTTGGCTTTCAAGGTGAAGGCAAGACTGTTCACCTAAATGAGAAAGACTGATGCTTTTAAAACATGAACTTCCTCTCTTTGTGGTCCTGGGGTGTTGGAATGGATACCAAGGCTTATTTGATTTAACTCACTGGTATTTTTCGCATTTCCTTTTTTTACCCTTTATCTGCTCTTAGGATTTTCGATCTTTAATTTATGACTtgcatattaat
This genomic stretch from Quercus robur chromosome 4, dhQueRobu3.1, whole genome shotgun sequence harbors:
- the LOC126724148 gene encoding putative disease resistance protein RGA1 isoform X1; translated protein: MAEGVLFDIAKEIIGKAGDLALKEVALIWGVKDEINKLKETVSKISAVILDAEAKQHGSEVIKEWLKRLKDAMCDADDLLDEISTEALRREVMTRDKKAREVRIFFSKYNQLAYGVRMGHKVKEMRERLVALDAEPAERQFHLEIQVRNESRRQTHSLVSAEDVIGREEDKKDIIGSLLDPNVKENVSVLAIVGIGGLGKTTLAQLVFNDEKVKNHFELKLWVCVSENFDVKIIVQKILECVKNEKPKDLEKNMLVNNLQKEINGKRYMLVLDDVWNEDHEKWSELKQILMGGAQGSRILVTTRSVKVAKISRTSQPHVLQGLEEQHAWSLFKKMAFEEGEEPKEASFVNIGKDILKICVGVPLAIRTIGGLLYFKKSEREWLSFKDNELSKIPQNEDDILPTLKLSYNHLPSHLKQCFAYCSLFPKDYEIEKESLIYMWMAQGFIKLYNEKQCPEDVGHEYFMDLLWRSFFQDVEEDELGNISKFKMHDLMHDMAIQVIGSESTTIYSKEKVIDEKIRHASFGDMLYSSLEIPISLFKASKIRTFLLPCQQSYVASNLDSSTYSAIVASFKFIRLLDLHKTGIKTIPSSIKNLKHLRYLDLSGNRDIEMLPNSIVKLYNLQTLKLSLCSKLKELPRDINKLVNLRFLDLSGNRDIEMLPNSIVKLYNLQTLKLSLCSKLKELPRDINKLVNLRFLDLYGNRDIEMLPNSIVKLYNLQTLKLSLCSKLKELPRDINKLVNLRFLEIDECSGLTHMPNGLGQLTNLQTLTRFVTSKGRIDSVPRSNGGLKELNRLNELRGNLSIENLKHGKDAALEYKDANLKEKQRLDSLYLNWVEEDIDEAGAGDDDMSLEALQPHINLKALSLERYGGVRFPHWFLSLRNLVQFKLYSCKKCQYLPPLDQLPSLKIIHLYRLDCLEHISDSERDNSDSLFYPSLETLHIWYCPNLKGWWRGRRDSLPSFPRLSDLDIRDCPQLTSFPLFPYLESLNLVNCSLKQSLERMMINNKTSSGNLPSIASSSSSSTIVAPLSKLSFMSIGNTEEALPEECLRNLISLRTLYLDKCPLPQGIRYLTALQHLHVWNSEAVDLSNDWDEMEWQGLTTLLSLEFRRLPKLVSLPTGLQYVSSLQNLEIKFCPSLIAIPEWICKLISLQSLLIWDCPNLESLPEGIGALTSLQTLEIGGCPILLKRCKKQIGEDWHKISRIPNLEGDLSTQEEEPDEEEPNEEISDEEEPNEEAKKPSLKNWDLIKAFGCCNCSKTQQLTNCWLSR
- the LOC126724148 gene encoding putative disease resistance protein RGA1 isoform X7; this translates as MAEGVLFDIAKEIIGKAGDLALKEVALIWGVKDEINKLKETVSKISAVILDAEAKQHGSEVIKEWLKRLKDAMCDADDLLDEISTEALRREVMTRDKKAREVRIFFSKYNQLAYGVRMGHKVKEMRERLVALDAEPAERQFHLEIQVRNESRRQTHSLVSAEDVIGREEDKKDIIGSLLDPNVKENVSVLAIVGIGGLGKTTLAQLVFNDEKVKNHFELKLWVCVSENFDVKIIVQKILECVKNEKPKDLEKNMLVNNLQKEINGKRYMLVLDDVWNEDHEKWSELKQILMGGAQGSRILVTTRSVKVAKISRTSQPHVLQGLEEQHAWSLFKKMAFEEGEEPKEASFVNIGKDILKICVGVPLAIRTIGGLLYFKKSEREWLSFKDNELSKIPQNEDDILPTLKLSYNHLPSHLKQCFAYCSLFPKDYEIEKESLIYMWMAQGFIKLYNEKQCPEDVGHEYFMDLLWRSFFQDVEEDELGNISKFKMHDLMHDMAIQVIGSESTTIYSKEKVIDEKIRHASFGDMLYSSLEIPISLFKASKIRTFLLPCQQSYVASNLDSSTYSAIVASFKFIRLLDLHKTGIKTIPSSIKNLKHLRYLDLSGNRDIEMLPNSIVKLYNLQTLKLSLCSKLKELPRDINKLVNLRFLDLSGNRDIEMLPNSIVKLYNLQTLKLSLCSKLKELPRDINKLVNLRFLDLYGNRDIEMLPNSIVKLYNLQTLKLSLCSKLKELPRDINKLVNLRFLEIDECSGLTHMPNGLGQLTNLQTLTRFVTSKGRIDSVPRSNGGLKELNRLNELRGNLSIENLKHGKDAALEYKDANLKEKQRLDSLYLNWVEEDIDEAGAGDDDMSLEALQPHINLKALSLERYGGVRFPHWFLSLRNLVQFKLYSCKKCQYLPPLDQLPSLKIIHLYRLDCLEHISDSERDNSDSLFYPSLETLHIWYCPNLKGWWRGRRDSLPSFPRLSDLDIRDCPQLTSFPLFPYLESLNLVNCSLKQSLERMMINNKTSSGNLPSIASSSSSSTIVAPLSKLSFMSIGNTEEALPEECLRNLISLRTLYLDKCPLPQGIRYLTALQHLHVWNSEAVDLSNDWDEMEWQGLTTLLSLEFRRLPKLVSLPTGLQYVSSLQNLEIKFCPSLIAIPEWICKLISLQSLLIWDCPNLESLPEGIGALTSLQTLGIGECPILLKRCKKQIGEDWHKISHIPNLHGGLSRQEREPEEPNEEAKKPACQNWDLIKAFGCCNCSTTQLTHSLSQYC
- the LOC126724148 gene encoding putative disease resistance protein RGA1 isoform X3; the encoded protein is MAEGVLFDIAKEIIGKAGDLALKEVALIWGVKDEINKLKETVSKISAVILDAEAKQHGSEVIKEWLKRLKDAMCDADDLLDEISTEALRREVMTRDKKAREVRIFFSKYNQLAYGVRMGHKVKEMRERLVALDAEPAERQFHLEIQVRNESRRQTHSLVSAEDVIGREEDKKDIIGSLLDPNVKENVSVLAIVGIGGLGKTTLAQLVFNDEKVKNHFELKLWVCVSENFDVKIIVQKILECVKNEKPKDLEKNMLVNNLQKEINGKRYMLVLDDVWNEDHEKWSELKQILMGGAQGSRILVTTRSVKVAKISRTSQPHVLQGLEEQHAWSLFKKMAFEEGEEPKEASFVNIGKDILKICVGVPLAIRTIGGLLYFKKSEREWLSFKDNELSKIPQNEDDILPTLKLSYNHLPSHLKQCFAYCSLFPKDYEIEKESLIYMWMAQGFIKLYNEKQCPEDVGHEYFMDLLWRSFFQDVEEDELGNISKFKMHDLMHDMAIQVIGSESTTIYSKEKVIDEKIRHASFGDMLYSSLEIPISLFKASKIRTFLLPCQQSYVASNLDSSTYSAIVASFKFIRLLDLHKTGIKTIPSSIKNLKHLRYLDLSGNRDIEMLPNSIVKLYNLQTLKLSLCSKLKELPRDINKLVNLRFLDLSGNRDIEMLPNSIVKLYNLQTLKLSLCSKLKELPRDINKLVNLRFLDLYGNRDIEMLPNSIVKLYNLQTLKLSLCSKLKELPRDINKLVNLRFLEIDECSGLTHMPNGLGQLTNLQTLTRFVTSKGRIDSVPRSNGGLKELNRLNELRGNLSIENLKHGKDAALEYKDANLKEKQRLDSLYLNWVEEDIDEAGAGDDDMSLEALQPHINLKALSLERYGGVRFPHWFLSLRNLVQFKLYSCKKCQYLPPLDQLPSLKIIHLYRLDCLEHISDSERDNSDSLFYPSLETLHIWYCPNLKGWWRGRRDSLPSFPRLSDLDIRDCPQLTSFPLFPYLESLNLVNCSLKQSLERMMINNKTSSGNLPSIASSSSSSTIVAPLSKLSFMSIGNTEEALPEECLRNLISLRTLYLDKCPLPQGIRYLTALQHLHVWNSEAVDLSNDWDEMEWQGLTTLLSLEFRRLPKLVSLPTGLQYVSSLQNLEIKFCPSLIAIPEWICKLISLQSLLIWDCPNLESLPEGIGALTSLQTLEIGGCPILLKRCKKQIGEDWHKISRIPNLEGDLSTQEEEPDEEEPNEEISDEEEPNEEAKKPSLKNWDLIKAFGCCNCSKTQQLTN